From the Argopecten irradians isolate NY chromosome 13, Ai_NY, whole genome shotgun sequence genome, one window contains:
- the LOC138306515 gene encoding salivary glue protein Sgs-3-like: MTVLSSTTTSLTSPATTTVPSSTTTSPTSPATTTVPSSTTTSPTSPTITTVPSSTPTTSPASPTSTTVQSSTTTTSPTSPATTIVSSISTTTPSSTTTVSPSTTTTSPSSPATTTVPSSTTTMSPTSPSTTTVLSSTTTVPSSTTTTSPTSTTVPSSTTTTSTPTPDTTLTPFNAVLVMSSSDGGLKESSSATTRSKKCSKCCLLKNQTLRLSQQERDEIKHLLKIQLLVNKTSLSAHKRKLISVYDSRPSSVAMGGVAVTMVIGFVGLIVLPDIIYLCRYLYNGSK, from the coding sequence ATGACTGTTCTGTCCTCTACAACTACGTCGCTCACTAGTCCTGCTACCACGACTGTTCCGTCCTCTACAACTACGTCGCCCACTAGTCCTGCTACCACGACTGTTCCGTCCTCTACAACTACGTCGCCCACTAGTCCTACTATCACGACTGTTCCGTCCTCTACCCCAACTACTTCGCCTGCTAGTCCTACTAGTACGACTGTTCAGTCCTCTACAACGACTACGTCGCCCACTAGTCCTGCTACCACGATTGTTTCTTCCATTTCCACGACTACGCCATCTTCTACCACGACTGTTTCGCCCTCTACAACAACTACGTCGCCCAGTAGTCCTGCTACCACGACTGTTCCGTCCTCTACAACAACTATGTCGCCCACTAGTCCTTCTACCACGACTGTTCTGTCCTCTACCACGACTGTTCCGTCCTCTACCACGACTACGTCGCCTACTAGTACGACTGTTCCGTCCTCTACCACAACTACGTCGACGCCAACTCCAGATACTACGCTAACGCCCTTTAATGCAGTCCTGGTGATGTCATCTAGCGATGGAGGGTTGAAGGAGTCGTCTTCAGCTACTACTAGAAGCAAAAAATGCAGCAAGTGTTGCCTTTTGAAGAACCAGACCCTACGTCTAAGCCAACAAGAGCGAGATGAGATCAAACACTTACTTAAGATTCAGTTGTTGGTGAACAAAACCAGTCTGTCTGCTCACAAGCGCAAACTTATCAGTGTATACGACTCCCGGCCTAGCTCTGTAGCCATGGGAGGAGTGGCCGTCACCATGGTGATCGGATTTGTTGGACTGATCGTACTGCCAGACATCATTTATCTGTGTAGGTACCTGTACAATGGATCGAAATAG